In Aricia agestis chromosome 21, ilAriAges1.1, whole genome shotgun sequence, the sequence ctatgtcctttagcGGGACCACGTCATGGTCATCTagattttaaatgaaaatctaAGAAGCCAATAACATGATGATAGCCAACGATGGACTACCCCATCagtatacagcatgactggtgtgacatgttcaatactcggggacgtgatatttggctactatataagttgaaaaaaaaaaaaaaaaataatatcaattgatcactgagtaaaagtgaaataattattatttacccaacgtgacgcatggacaccgcgcgcgggagggGTAGCGCGCGGTGCGGGGCGCatgccgcccgcgccgcgccggctgcatagtaatttattaagtgtccatgattcatttatttaaagggagatttctacaaaaaaattaagtacctaattaattattacatatttataataagaatcgagtaccgagtactcccCTTAAGAcgtattgatcatgtctcaccagtcatgctgtagaaTCCAGCCACATCCAGTGGATACTGGATATATAATCCGTGTTCGCACGTCACTGTGGCTTTCACAGTGATTGCGGCCCACCGGGAATTACTTTAAAACGTTCAAACTATTTGTTAAACGACTCCTTGCGTGAACGACACCCAAGATTTCTTTGTCTTGTGTTGATAGAGCTTCTAGGTGAAAAGTGTTATAGCTTTTGGAtgaaacgagcgtaattttgtgagtcgtgagtcgcagaatttctgccgcgtaaatatctttacataaaaatcatgactcacaaaattacgttcgtgcgaatcaaacaggacttttgtatgaaactgaatgcagcactATTTCttccagccgaaattctgcgactcacaactcacaaattacgcgcgtttggcttcaccctttgCTCGCGGCGTAAAGTATCCCACGAAAAATGTACATTTTCCTGTGTTAAAAAGTTTTGCGAGCAAAACATCTGCCAAAAACaatgatagaaataaaaattacgtatGGCACTCGGGCACTGCAGCGGCCAACcttgcctccgtggtccagtggttaaaaggctcttaactcggaggtcgtgagttcgattcccgcgttggaaacatgttatttccaagtttggttaggacaatgcaggctatGGTTaggatccatgcgtcggatgggcatgtaaaaagtcggtcctgcgcctgatctctcgccagtcttgTCAGTCTTCCGTCTCACTGGCTTATGAgagaaaaaggaatagagagtactcttgtgtactgcgcacacatttgggcactataaaattactcctgcgtaactggcctggtttcaatcaaaccggccaccgtcaccgaaaccggtgtaggagttattatatattattagcaaatcaaatcaaatcaaatcatttatttcgggcatcagaggcacatataacaaataccttaaatctaacatacatatatattatataataaaaaaattatataataaatatatatgtgggagagccatgcttcggcacgaatgggctggctcgaccggagaaataccacgttctcactgaaAACCGGATGAACGGAaagagtgaatgagtttaccggaggcccaattcccttcccgatcctcccctattcccttcccttcccatacctaccctcccctattaccatttACCCtagtccctcttaaaaggccggcaacgcacctgcagctcttctgatgctgcgagtgtccatgggcgacggaagttgctttccatcaggtgacccgtttgctcgttttcccccttctttcataaaatacttaccttaaagtaacatacaatatattttatgtatattcttaaaaactaacactgtcacgttttgccggcgacgtgactcgcttcgttccggagtctcccccggaacctccgatagaccaCATCaatcggccagaattcctccgcttcaaaggtcgatagaagatgcgtcggtactctcaccacaaaggaactgaagttgaccttgtggcgagactgcagacgttcgaccctcaagtggaggggtgtcttcttactgatgtagttgacgacgtcctcgacctccatggaccagtgcaggcgagatatgtacaggggcgtcgcggggacctcactccgcagacgcagctcaggtacatatggtgcggtgccgcgatagtaagagcgtggctcttgactcggaggccgtgagttcgattcccgcgttggaaacatgttatttcccaTTTTggtaggacaatgcaggctgatcacctgattgtcagacaagtaagatgattcatgcgtcggatgggcatgcaaaaagtcggccctgcgcctgatctctcgccagtcgtgtcggtcttccgtctcacTGACTTATGAGaaaaaaaggaatagagagtgctcttgtgtactgcgcacacacttcggcactataaaattactccagcgtaacgcctggtttcaatgaaaccggccaccgtcaccgaaaccggtgtgggagctattatatattattgtacacgcatacgtctagttgcAGGCACACAAATACCGTGCCGacgtctgccgaactgaaacgacattAGAccagtgttaggtttattttcgctacggaatttcttgattcggtcgccgctcTCAAAGTCCGCGATAAAAGAAAGGAATTGCAAAAGTAATCAAAccttttttgataaaaatcatATCAGTGGCACATATTAACAGAAATCATTACCCTTTTTGGCTTTGCCGTAGTCGGTGAAACCTTGAACGAATTACAAAGATACGTAAAGCAGACAatacaattatgttttagcgaAAACATTTCTAAGTTTTGTAGAATTTCAGCCCGAGAGTCTAGATTGAATTAGTGTCACTAGTGTGACTATAAAGGTGTGTGCACACGCGGGCCGTGATATAATTACAGTGTGACACGGCCCTCGGGACTGACAGGCGGGATTGAATTCCAAATAAAGAGGTCTAGCCGCTAgtgaactgcggggctaaaatggtcacatttagcaattcctctcaatcaattcagcaaatgaattgtcaaaactgtcaaactgacaaacgtcaaattagtacaaaaatacagaagaattgcaagcagagttgcattttgcgattttagaaaaatgaatcatattatgtttcatatcataattcttcaaagcgaccattttagccccgcagactgAATAATTTGAAACGAGACGCGTCGAAAACTGATATAATCTTGAAAAtactaattttgatttgattagttttcttaaggttccgtacccaaaggataaaaacgggaccctattactgacacttcgatgtctgtccgtctgtctatatccaggttgtatctcaagaactgctatagctacaCTTCTGAGAAGAAATGTGAGATGGTTCTGGAAATCAGCGTGCTAATTTGATACTTATCCTAAAAATTTTATAACTGTTTAGGGTAAGCAAAATATAACACtttaaaagaatatttattaaaacttaattgcattttataatttatttatataagtccccaaacgtacataatattagctatattaaACTGTAGCTTGAAGATTCATCTTAAAATAACACAgactactaaaatatatttaaaacgagcttttggccgcggcttcgctcgcgttaagaagtattattatatacaaactttcatcccctatttgaaccccttggggtaggaatttatcaaaatcctttcttaacggatgcctacgttataacatctacctgcatgccaaatttcagcgcgttcattttcaagtgcgttgatagatcactatgtcaatcagtcagtcacctttgaattttatatatatatagatagattaaCAATTTCACATcagaactatattataatattatagcgaaCAATAAATAGCATGAGAGAAGACATGATAATATTTCAAGTTGCCTTAGAGTTTCAGACATACTATTATACAAACACTTCTAAaactattatataaatatatacgtaAAAGAGtaattaaatatgtaaatacattattgaatTAATGTTCCTTCGTTATTAgtatcacacacacacacacacacacatgcatACATTTTGCCCACAGACATATTATTAGATCATCTTGATATATGTCTGTGATTTTGCCCTTTGGTACGaaagcctgtccagatgaggcgttttacgcgcgagtcaGCGACAcgcgcgttttacgcgcgtatcCGAGATACTTGAGCTACATAATATATCGCGTCCAGATGCCTACGCGCGTTTTCTTACTAGCGCGTAAAacgctttttttatgaaataagggggtaaaggagcaaacgtgtcacctgatgaaaagcaacttccgtcgcccatggacacttgcagcatcagaagagatgcaggtgcgtttccggccttttaagagtgaatagggtaatagaggagggtagggaagggaaaagggtaggggattgggcctccggtaaactcactcactcggcgaaacacagcgcaagcgctgtttcacgccggttttctgtgagcccggcgtatttctccggtcgagccggcccattcgtgcctaagcatggctctcccacgtgaacGGGACTCTCGACTCGCCCGTAAAACCCGCAAGCAACGCGCGAGTCCGTTGCGAATGGACGAATTTCATTGGAGCGTGATAACTTCGAATCCATGTTAAGTAGCGTATAAACACGCGTAAAACGCGGTGTCTGGATGCAATGgaaattgaaacgcgcgtatgTAATTCACGCGTAAAACGCCCCATCTGGACAGGCACTTATTGTGCGAGTACAACTCGCATTTGGCTGTTTTTAGTGTATCACATATACCAGATGACGCGCGTAACTCCATTACACTAAAATTGATTCAGAGcacggaaaatgtacagtttccgtgtTTTTTGTCCTCCCCTGTTTTTCAAAGCATCAAGATTAGTTCGGCAGTTTAAGGTTGAAGAGGTTAATGACACACAAGGGGTAAGTGGATCAAGtagtttacaaaaacatttaaaacttttcgttttttttttcataaatgttgGTGTTAAGAACTTTGTCGTCCTAACATGGATTTGCaaattaaaaaccttttgtgacttatgaattttgtattacaaaGATTACAATCGATAATTATTCAACTTGCTTGTGCGCTTGAAAATTGTACAAGAATCATGGACAGAGTGACAGCTGAcaggtgacagctgtcaaaggGACGGGAAAGGTtcgtgaacaataattattatctgtggtCGTGTACGTCGGATCTATCGCATAAACGCCGGAACATGGCCCCGGCCTTGAAAGTTGTGACTTTCAATTATTCTCGTCTGGTGTAAACAGAGGGCAAATTTTTGTACATGCTCGCCTGATAATCCCAGATGCCGTACGAATATCAGCAACTCTAGTGATGTTGTCCTTCCCTGGAATCAGACTAACGATTCGGCCCAAGTGCCACTTTAGCGGGGGAAGGTTGTCGTCTTTAATGACAACTAATGTGTTAGGTAGAAGATGGTCATCGTTTGCCTTCCACTTTGTCCGGGATTGAAGCTCCGAGATGTACTCTTTCATCCATCTTGACCAAAAATGCTGCCTCATCTGCTCCACTCTTTGATAGCGAGTAAGCCGTAGAGTATTAGCTTCCATCAAGTTTTCACACGCTGGTGAAGTTAGGGTGCGTCCAATAAGAAAATGAGCTGGACTCAGAGGTAAAAAATCATTAGGATCAGTTGACATTGGCGAAAGAGGGCGAGAGTTAAGAACAGCTTCGATCTGTGCCAGGACTGTACTCAATTCCTCATAAGTGAGATTCGCATTTCCGACTACTCGACGAAGGTGGTGCTTGCATGAGCGAACTCCAGCCTCCCAAAGACCCCCAAAATGAGCAGCATAAGGTACGATAAAGCGAAATTTAATTTGTTCGTTAGAAACATAATCTTTAATATCCGAACTACATTTAGACAAAAACTTGGCGAAATCGTTCATAAGACCTACAAAGTTACGCCCGTTATCAGAAAATATCTCGTATGGTTTTCCACGGCgagaaataaaacgttttaaagCTAATAAATAGGCATCCGATGTAAGATCGGTTACAAGCTCCAGGTGTATGGCCCGCGTAACAAAACATACAAATAGACAAATATAGCATTTAACCTTACGAGCTCCTCTGCCTTTATGGTTTAACATGAAAATTGGCCCGGCGTAATCCACTCCACATTTGGAAAATGGATATGTAGGACTTATGCGCTCAGTGGGTAAATTTCCCATCTGAGGAGTGAGAGTCTTTCCTCTGAGGCGTTTACAAATAATACATTCGTGTACTACCTTTCGAGCTAAATTTCTACCTCCTATCGGCCACCAATTGTCACGTATGTTAAACAATAGCGCTTGAGGACCTGCGTGTAACAATTTAACATGTTCATAGCGAAATAACAATTTAGTGAAACTATGATTACTACCTAACAAAATAGGATGTTTTTTGGTATATGAAAATGAATTGGAATTAGTTAGTCTGCCTCCAACGCGCAATATTTTATCCCTATCCatgaaaatatttagttttgatAAATAGTGATTATCTTTTaccttattttcttttatatataaattatactcgACTGGAAAAGATTCTAATTGTGATATTTTAGCTAATAAATTTTGAGATTCTATAATTTCATTAGTACTTAAAATATCCGtacgtttattatttttattacgaaCATTGTGCAAAAATCGTAACATATAAGCTATAGCGCGTACCATGCGTAGAAAATTTGAAAAcctttcaaaattaataaatattgtatttgtagCGATAAACGATAGATGACAACTACGTTTCGTCTCCGGCAACAACTCTGGTGAAACATGAGGAGGGTGAGATATATTAGTGCTAATGAAGTGTTTATCATGTAGAAACTCAGGCCCTGACCAATATAATCTGGATTTAGCGAGTTCATCGACTGTCACGCCACGTGACACTAAATCCGCCGGGTTGTGTTTCCCGCTAACATGATGCCACGGCAAGACTCCCGAGAGTTCATGTATTTCAGCTACTCTATTTTGGACAAATGTTTGTAACAGATTAGGAGACATGCGCAACCATCCTAATACTATTGTTGAGTCTGTCCAGAAAACAACACAATCGAATTTACGATGAATCGATGAAATTGCCTTATCATATAATCTAGCTCCTAACAATGCACCACACAATTCTAAGCGCGGTATGCTTACCGGTTTTAGAGGTGCAACCTTACCCTTAGCGCATAATAAACGCACagaaatatttgaattatcGCTTATAGTGCGAACATAAATACAAGCACCGTACGCTAATTGTGAAGCGTCCGTAAATATGTGTAGTTCAATAGTCGTATAATTTGAACTATCACCTAGTACACAGCGCGGCACCCTTATATTATTAAGAACGCTTAGCGACGACACAAATCTATTCCATATCGCAATGACATCAATTGGAACTGGATCGTTCCAATCAATTTTTAACAGCCATAGACGCTGCAAAATAATTTTAGCCTGCATGATACATGGACTAATTAATCCAAGAGGATCAAATATTTGTGATATGTGTGACAAAATATAGCGCTTAGTTATAACTTGCGAATTACTATCAAAATCATAAAgcgtattgaaataaaattcatcTGACATATTTAGCCAGCCTATGCCTAAAGTTTTAGAACTactgttattatttaaacataaatgCTCAAGCGAATCATGAGATGACATTAAATCATTGTGCATAAAATTGAATGTCCACTTTCGAAGTGGGAAACATCCTGACTGTAATGTTTGAGCGATTTCATTACATAAATACAATAACCTAGATTTATCATCATCTCCCGTTACTAAGTCGTCTACAAAGAAATCCTCCTTGATAATTCTCTGAACGTCAAGATTATTAGATTCGACGCCTAACTGCTTTATACAGCGTACACTAAGAAAGGGAGCAGATGCGGTACCGTAAGTGACTGTATTTAGACGATATATCCCTAGAGGCTCCGATGGAGTGTCTCGCCAGAGAATTAACTGCAGGTGGCGCTGTTGCTCGCGCACCAGGACTTGCCTATACATCTTCGCAACGTCGGCGCATGCCACGAAGCGATGCTGCCTGAAACGTAGAAGAATGGCAAATAAATCACCTTGTATAGGTGGGCCTACACGCTGTATGTCATTGAGAGACAGCCCAGAACTGGAAGCTGTGCTAGCGTCAAATACCACGCGTAGCTTTGTGGTCAAACTAGACTCACGAAGAACTCCATGGTGGGGCATAAAATAATGAGGTATGTCATAAGAGGAAATCCTGGTCATATGACCCAAATTCTCATATTCATGAATGAAATCAGAATACATTTGCTTGTATGTATCCGAGCGTTGTAATCGCCTTTCTAGTGCGAGAAAACGTCGTTCTGCCTGAGGAAAAGTGTCTCCCAAAAGCTCAGGTGACTGTTTAAAAGGAATAGAAACACAAAACCTACCATCACTGTTTCGCGTAGTTGTAGTGAGGAAGTGATTTTCGCATATCTGATCCTCATCAGTCTGCGCATCCTGACGCTTGGGTAGCTCCTCAAGTTCCCAAAATTGTCGTAATAGCGCATCCATCGTTTGTGTATAATTACACTGGATATGACCAGCATTATCATTTAGTGATTTATGATATATTGCACCGGATATTATCCAGCCGAATAAAGTATTATGCAAATAAGGTCCATTAGGTAGCCTTATTTTTCCGTGAGTGAGTGGATCCCAGAACATCTCTGCGCCAAGCAAAATATCTATATCTTGTGACTCCAGAAAGTTGGGATCCGCCAGCTCAATATTCTCTGGAATACAGAAATTTTTATGTGTGAGATTA encodes:
- the LOC121737881 gene encoding uncharacterized protein LOC121737881, producing MYRQVLVREQQRHLQLILWRDTPSEPLGIYRLNTVTYGTASAPFLSVRCIKQLGVESNNLDVQRIIKEDFFVDDLVTGDDDKSRLLYLCNEIAQTLQSGCFPLRKWTFNFMHNDLMSSHDSLEHLCLNNNSSSKTLGIGWLNMSDEFYFNTLYDFDSNSQVITKRYILSHISQIFDPLGLISPCIMQAKIILQRLWLLKIDWNDPVPIDVIAIWNRFVSSLSVLNNIRVPRCVLGDSSNYTTIELHIFTDASQLAYGACIYVRTISDNSNISVRLLCAKGKVAPLKPVSIPRLELCGALLGARLYDKSGADEAAFLVKMDERVHLGASIPDKVEGKR